GCGAGTCGAAGAGCATGAGAGAGCCCAAGAGGAGCGAGACGACGCCCGCGAGCGAGAGCAACCCGAAGCTCGTCACCTTTATCTCGGCTATGAAGAAGACGGCCGCGAGCCCTATAAGGGCGATCCCCGCGTAGTTGACCGAAAGGGTCTGGAAGGCATAGAAGGCGAGTATCAGGCATATGGCCCCGACCACGCCCGGCAGAATGGCGCCGGGGTTGGAGAGCTCGAAATAGATCCCTATCATCCCTATCATCATCAAGACGTAGGCCACGTTGGGGTTGGCTATGGCCTTCAGTATCCGGAACCTCATGTTCATCTCGACCTCTTTTATCTCGGCCCCGGCGGTCTTGAGTTTTCTCTCCCCTATGACGGTCTCGACGGTCCTGCCATTAAGCGCCTCCATGAGTTCGGCCCTGCCCTCGGCTATGATCTCTATTACGCCGAGCTTCAACGCCTCTTCGGCCGTGACGTTCACGCTCTCGCGGACGGCCTTCTCTGCCCACTCGGCGTTTCTGCCCTTCTTTTTCGCTATACTCTTTATGTAGGCGACGGCGTCGTTTTCGACCTTCTGCATCATGGTCTCGTCGGCTTCTTTATCCCCGCCCCCTCCCCCTCCCATGGCAACGGGGTGGGCCGAGCCGGTGTTCGTACCCGGCGCCATGGCCGCCACGTGGGAGGCGTATAGCATGAAGACCCCGGCCGAGGCCGCCCGTGCTCCGGACGGGCCCACGTAGACCACCACCGGCACCTCGCTCGCGAGCATCGCCTTTATGATGTCCCTCATCGAGAGGTCGAGCCCGCCGGGGGTGTCGAGCTGGATTACGACCATCTCGGCACCGTCGTCCGCGGCGTTTTTCATGCTCTTTATGAGGTACTCCGACATGACCGGGTTTACCACGCCATCGACCTTCACGTAGTGGATGGCCCCCGGAGACCGGTCGGCTTTGGCGTCCGTATCTGAGGAGGCCACTGTCTCCTTGGAGGCCGCTGTCTCCTCGGAGATCGCTGTCTCCGCCTGTGGGAGAGAAGTGAAGACCAATAACGACAGGAGGGCCAGGAGGACGCCCGTATTTATAGCGCGTTTAAACATACCCGGATTCTAACAGGGATTTAACCGCATTGCAACACCATACGAGGTCTTCTGTAACGTTAGCAGCTTGTATTGCGGGCGATAGTTTCTAAATTTAAAACACCATCATGGTGCTGCCGCACGGTTAATGTCATACGAGGCCCCACTGCAACTTCCACCCCATAAGCCACTAACGGCCGTTCAGAAGTTAAAACACCATCATGGTGTCTTCCCCGTCGCTCCGTCTATCCAGTCGAGGTACTCGCGGAGGCCGTCCTCTATCTTGAGCGCTATGATCTCCGGGACCTCGTAGGTATGGAGCTCCTTCACCCTCTGCTTCAGCTTCTCGAAGAGCGCCGCGCGGGTCTTCATTATGCAGAGCACCTCGGCCTCGTCGCATAGCTTGCCCTTCCAGGCGTATATGGACCTCACTCCCGGCACTATGTTGCAGCAGGCGGCAAGGCCCTCTTCGACGACCTTCTTCCCCATAGCCGCGCCGGCCTCCGCGTCGGGGGCCGTCACCATGCATACCACGTATCCCTCTTTCATAACCCTCCTTACCCCCCTTTCGGTATCAGTTCCAGGAACTTCTTCGCCTCGTCGTCTTCCGGGTCGGCCTCCAGGACGAAGCCGAGCTCCCTGGCCGCCCTGTCCATCCTGCCCGTGTTGAAGTAAACGAGTGCCAGGTTATAGTGCGCCTCCTGCAGGTCCGGGAACACGGCGAGACTTTTAAGCAGCTCCTCTTCGGCCCTCTGGAAGCGGCCCAGGCTGCCGAAGAGTATGCCGCGCGCGAAGTGGGGCACCGGGTCTCCTTCCCCGCCGGTGGACGAACGCATGAGGCGCCCCATAAGGCGCACGGTGCGGCTGAAAAAGCCTTCTTCCATCCGTTCTAGATATGTCCTTTCAAGCGCCCCGATATCCGAGGAGACCGGGGAATCGAGGTCGCAGCGGTTGGGTACGGTCCGGTTCTCCGGCGCGTCTCTTACGAAGACCACCCCGGCGTCCCCGCAGTAGACCAGCCTCCACGAGGGGTCTTTGGAGAGGAAACCGGTAAGGCCGAAGAACTCGGGGGCGGTATAGTCCAGGAGCACGTAGTTTACGCCGTAGCTCCCGGCCGCGGCCTTGAAATGTGCCGGGTCGGTCACCATGGCGTTATACCTCCTGAAGAACTCCTCCCCGTAGACCTCCCACCTGCCGTCGAAAAAGACCTTCTGCTCGGGAAAGAAGCTCCATATGAAGTAACCCCCGAAGCTCACGCTGTTAAAGACGTTGCCTTTTATCCCGTTCGCCCGGATAAAATCCACGGCCCGGGTGGGATAGCGTATCTCGGAGAGCCCCGGCCCGGTCCTCATATAGCTCCCCACCGACATATAGTAGCGGTTTGAGACAACGCTCAGGAAATAGTAGCCCGCCACCACCGTTACGGCAAGGGTGAACCCCGCTCTGAGCACGGAGCCGGGCACCGACGAGAGGAACCCCCGCACCGAGGCGGTCGAAGAGGTCGCGCGGCTTACGTTCAGTACGGCTATCGGAGCGGCTATTACGGCAAAAAGCACCACGTTCCTCACCGCCAGGGCCGAGAGGTAGAAGAACGCCGCGCAGAGGAGGAGTGAGAAGAGGTCGACCCTCCTGTAGTTGAGCGCGAAGCTCAGGAGCGTACCCACGGCCAGGAACCAGTACATGCTCATGAACTCGAGGCTTACCGACTCTCTTGCGGCGAAAGGCGACATAAGCTCGC
The nucleotide sequence above comes from Thermodesulfobacteriota bacterium. Encoded proteins:
- a CDS encoding nodulation protein NfeD; translation: MFKRAINTGVLLALLSLLVFTSLPQAETAISEETAASKETVASSDTDAKADRSPGAIHYVKVDGVVNPVMSEYLIKSMKNAADDGAEMVVIQLDTPGGLDLSMRDIIKAMLASEVPVVVYVGPSGARAASAGVFMLYASHVAAMAPGTNTGSAHPVAMGGGGGGDKEADETMMQKVENDAVAYIKSIAKKKGRNAEWAEKAVRESVNVTAEEALKLGVIEIIAEGRAELMEALNGRTVETVIGERKLKTAGAEIKEVEMNMRFRILKAIANPNVAYVLMMIGMIGIYFELSNPGAILPGVVGAICLILAFYAFQTLSVNYAGIALIGLAAVFFIAEIKVTSFGLLSLAGVVSLLLGSLMLFDSPLPFMRLSLSVLLPTVLIVSAFCIGAMMLAIRIYRRTPVSGMEGFVGREGEATSDVGPEGGKVYLSGEYWNATSDEAIKEGDKIKVVEIKGLNIKVVRL
- the cutA gene encoding divalent-cation tolerance protein CutA, with translation MKEGYVVCMVTAPDAEAGAAMGKKVVEEGLAACCNIVPGVRSIYAWKGKLCDEAEVLCIMKTRAALFEKLKQRVKELHTYEVPEIIALKIEDGLREYLDWIDGATGKTP
- a CDS encoding tetratricopeptide repeat protein; its protein translation is MGRAAPVFVLLLLALVGAFSLHEIANLDIGWHLKAGEYIVTERAVPTTDIFSYTASGRPYLDSHWLFQVVTYGAYSMFGVYGLNLLIVAVAAAVFITLFRLADFLKNPYAATLFFLPAILAASPRFMIRPELFTFLFVAVYLYILERHGKRETVYLLPFIQLLWVNMHGLFPLGLVMVFCYITGGLAAVKLRLPFEWNNEGEGGLSGDALRRLAIVFTVMVLVSLVNPYGAELALYPLTLFTEVSEAGSVVRTTISELMSPFAARESVSLEFMSMYWFLAVGTLLSFALNYRRVDLFSLLLCAAFFYLSALAVRNVVLFAVIAAPIAVLNVSRATSSTASVRGFLSSVPGSVLRAGFTLAVTVVAGYYFLSVVSNRYYMSVGSYMRTGPGLSEIRYPTRAVDFIRANGIKGNVFNSVSFGGYFIWSFFPEQKVFFDGRWEVYGEEFFRRYNAMVTDPAHFKAAAGSYGVNYVLLDYTAPEFFGLTGFLSKDPSWRLVYCGDAGVVFVRDAPENRTVPNRCDLDSPVSSDIGALERTYLERMEEGFFSRTVRLMGRLMRSSTGGEGDPVPHFARGILFGSLGRFQRAEEELLKSLAVFPDLQEAHYNLALVYFNTGRMDRAARELGFVLEADPEDDEAKKFLELIPKGG